The following are encoded in a window of Castanea sativa cultivar Marrone di Chiusa Pesio chromosome 5, ASM4071231v1 genomic DNA:
- the LOC142634405 gene encoding G-type lectin S-receptor-like serine/threonine-protein kinase At1g11300, whose amino-acid sequence MGRLSKGNFLSVLCCLCLNLGVVAVDTIRSSQFIKDKDSDYMISNGSVFKLGFFSPVNSTNRYLGIWYTNISAFTFVWVANRQKPLNDSSGVLTISEDGNLVVLNGQKEILWSSNVNNSFANSSAQLLDLGNLVLKENTTGTILWESFNHPSHTLLPEMKLSTNKRTGEKVQLTSWKSPSDPSIGSFTGEIYRKSLPQAFIWKDGRPYFRSGPWDGHQFIGSQKYPPLHDTTSIVQNQDGTTYLVSSFLFHSSHFVLTTQGNTEGRYWDSEKEDWKAVWKAINSVCDVYGTCGAFGSCNSMSSPICSCLEGFKPKNTEEWNRQNWTSGCVRRTPLQCGRLNTSGESGKMDAFLKLTMMKVPNFEEWSAAQEDECRQQCLQNCSCIAYAFDSGTDCMTWTRSLIDTQKISYGTGVDLYIRVAHLELDTDGDVRKIVTITVIIGTFFISIFMYLLWRWMAKHKARRKKAKGMLMLNREAHKKFPSEDMLGDNLNQVKGQELPLFDFVKLASATNDFHESNKLGQGGFGPVYRGKLSDAQVIAIKRLSKTSEQGLEEFMNEVLVISKLQHRNLVRILGCCVEREERMLIYECMPNKSLDAFLFDSHKQKLLDWRKRFNIIEGIGRGLLYLHRDSRLRIIHRDLKASNILLDKDLNPKISDFGMARIFGSNEDQATTNRVVGTYGYMSPEYAMEGRFSDKSDVFSFGVLLLEILSGRRNSSFYHDKQSMSLLGHAWKLWKADNIGALIDPIIFEPCYEMEILRCIHVGLLCVQEFAKDRPTVSTVISMLKSEIVDLPHPNQPPFTERQIGLDTESSKLSQKKCSVNNVTITMVQGR is encoded by the exons ATGGGACGTCTTAGCAAGGGTAACTTCTTGTCTGTCCTCTGTTGCCTTTGTTTAAACTTGGGCGTTGTTGCTGTAGACACCATCAGATCTTCTCAATTCATCAAAGACAAAGACTCTGACTACATGATTTCCAATGGAAGTGTTTTCAAACTGGGATTCTTCAGCCCAGTGAATTCTACCAACCGCTACCTAGGGATATGGTATACCAACATTTCTGCATTCACATTCGTATGGGTAGCAAACAGACAGAAACCCCTCAACGATTCCTCTGGAGTTCTTACTATATCTGAGGACGGCAACCTTGTAGTATTAAATGGACAAAAGGAGATTCTTTGGTCATCGAATGTTAACAACTCTTTTGCCAATTCAAGCGCCCAGCTTTTAGATTTGGGGAACCTTGTCTTAAAAGAAAACACTACAGGGACAATCCTATGGGAGAGTTTCAACCATCCTTCTCATACATTGTTACCCGAGATGAAACTTAGTACTAATAAAAGAACAGGTGAGAAAGTTCAGTTGACATCATGGAAAAGCCCTTCTGATCCATCCATTGGAAGCTTCACTGGCGAAATTTATCGTAAAAGTCTTCCTCAGGCATTCATTTGGAAAGATGGTAGGCCATATTTCCGCAGTGGTCCATGGGATGGTCACCAGTTTATTGGATCACAAAAATATCCTCCACTTCATGACACTACTAGTATCGTACAAAACCAAGATGGAACTACCTATTTAGTTTcatcttttctctttcattcttCACACTTTGTCCTGACTACGCAAGGAAATACAGAGGGAAGATATTGGGATAGTGAGAAGGAGGATTGGAAGGCTGTGTGGAAAGCTATTAACAGTGTGTGTGATGTTTATGGTACatgtggtgcatttggaagCTGTAACTCAATGAGTTCCCCAATTTGCAGTTGTTTAGAGGGGTTTAAGCCAAAGAACACAGAAGAATGGAATAGACAAAATTGGACTAGTGGATGTGTGAGGAGGACACCGTTACAGTGTGGGAGGTTGAACACCAGTGGTGAATCTGGCAAAATGGATGCATTTTTGAAATTGACGATGATGAAGGTGCCAAACTTTGAAGAATGGTCAGCTGCTCAGGAAGATGAATGCAGGCAGCAGTGTTTACAGAATTGTTCTTGTATAGCTTATGCATTTGATTCTGGCACAGATTGTATGACATGGACTCGAAGCTTAATTGACACACAGAAAATCTCTTACGGCACTGGAGTTGATCTTTATATTCGTGTTGCCCATTTGGAACTTG ATACAGATGGAGATGTGAGGAAAATTGTCACTATTACAGTGATTATAGGAAcgttttttatttcaatcttCATGTACTTATTGTGGAGGTGGATGGCTAAACACAAAG CAAGGAGAAAGAAAGCGAAGGGGATGTTAATGTTAAACAGAGAAGCacataaaaaatttccaagTGAAGACATGCTTGGAGACAATCTGAACCAAGTTAAAGGCCAGGAACTGCCACTATTTGATTTTGTGAAGCTAGCGAGTGCAACAAACGACTTCCATGAATCTAACAAGCTTGGGCAGGGTGGATTTGGTCCCGTTTACAGA GGAAAATTGTCAGATGCTCAAGTAATTGCAATAAAAAGACTTTCCAAAACTTCCGAACAAGGGTTGGAAGAGTTTATGAATGAAGTGCTAGTAATTTCTAAGCTCCAACATCGGAATCTTGTTAGGATCCTTGGCTGTTGTGttgaaagagaagagaggaTGCTAATCTATGAATGCATGCCAAACAAAAGTTTGGATGCATTTCTCTTCG attcacacaaacaaaaactGCTAGATTGGAGAAAACGCTTCAACATTATAGAAGGAATTGGTCGAGGTCTGCTATATCTTCATAGGGATTCTAGATTAAGAATTATTCATAGAGATCTAAAGGCAAGTAACATCTTGTTGGATAAAGatttaaatccaaaaatatcagATTTTGGTATGGCCCGAATTTTTGGAAGTAATGAAGACCAGGCCACTACTAATAGGGTCGTTGGAACTTA tGGCTATATGTCTCCTGAATACGCAATGGAAGGGCGATTTTCAGATAAATCAGACGTCTTTAGCTTTGGAGTGTTGTTACTAGAGATACTTAGTGGAAGAAGGAACTCAAGCTTTTATCATGATAAGCAATCTATGAGCCTTTTAGGACAT GCATGGAAATTGTGGAAAGCAGACAACATTGGGGCCTTAATTGACCCAATCATATTTGAACCATGCTATGAAATGGAGATTTTGAGATGTATTCATGTTGGCCTGTTGTGTGTGCAAGAATTTGCCAAAGATAGACCGACTGTATCTACTGTAATTTCAATGCTTAAAAGTGAaattgttgatcttcctcatcCAAATCAGCCACCATTTACTGAAAGGCAGATTGGGTTAGATACAGAGTCTTCtaaacttagccaaaaaaaatgCTCGGTTAACAATGTTACTATTACAATGGTTCAAGGTCGGTAG
- the LOC142637018 gene encoding putative disease resistance protein RGA4: MAADALLTDLFKQLASMSVQLAKQEIKLLVGVDDEVQKLQDKLGIIKAMLDDADKRHAVKLDTEKLWLEQLQDRYYEMDDVLDTWNTARIKAEIEKEEGQPADINAPAVVKKKVCSFFPSPSCCFNLPPRHDLGHKIEKLNEKLDKIFNDREKYGIDFNRQPEVVVRPITTSFVDESDIIGRDTYRDDLLSVLLGKGSPKERKPHVISLVGMGGLGKTALAQIAYNHSEVKAHFDKRTWVCVSDPFDQCKVAKAIIESLEGPSPSATELQSLLNKLYSLIEGKRFFLVLDDVWTEDSTKWEPFRNALKCSAEGSRILVTTRKTRVANMMESSLIINLGVLSSDVCWLIIKKIAFSDNYGEQYRDLEDMGKQLANKCQGLPLAAKILGSYLRGKMSKKEWEKVLHNDLWKLEDIENGLLGPFFLSYYELSPSEKQCFLFCAVFPKNYQFNKFELIINWMAQGYINSKENMEMEVRAEHYFEKLAMYSFFQDFKKDSNDGKIVSCKMHDIVHDFAESMAKDVCFKINYSGDKVEKGFKRARHLSLIVKETFPEFVYEAKNLRFLNLDFISSPIVQPKLFNHLTCLRTLHLEDLKGRSILELPNEVEKLIHLRLLKLSCEEIKELPESICNLCNLQRLDISECWELEKLPQGIGKLINLRHLLFDEFFKQSKIKSFPKGIGRLTSLKTLGYFPVGKGEEICKLGELEYLNHIQGKLWILGLNNVVDFGAIENTLKKKNHLRDLYLVFDTLEEIEEFYKTDEEEEETEEEEIEEFEKEEEEEEETEEETEEEEIKTEEERRRKMEKDVAILNALEPPPCLESLLIGYFYKGTTMYPNWMMSKLTYLKKLEIRDCPNLKLLPPLGKLPLLEELQIAWTPMIRKVGDEFLGIDIEEEELSESSKNNNSKDIIIFPNLRSLIFTGLEKWEEWTGMGGTIEEEEEEKDNSANAFVTNNTPNIKIMPLLHSLQIGGCYNLKCLPDYLRNTPLQQLEIYVCPILEQRYERGIGDYWPNISHIPNIVINHMHVQRDGQLRDSADLEMHDDVVEVDKIEDSNHQEDDGAGFEAVRAES, encoded by the exons ATGGCAGCTGATGCACTACTTACTGATCTCTTTAAGCAGTTGGCTTCAATGTCTGTTCAGCTGGCTAAACAAGAGATCAAGTTGCTTGTTGGCGTTGATGATGAAGTCCAAAAGCTTCAAGACAAGCTTGGAATCATCAAGGCAATGCTGGATGATGCCGATAAAAGACATGCAGTGAAGCTGGATACTGAGAAGCTTTGGCTAGAGCAGCTCCAAGACAGATACTACGAGATGGATGACGTTTTGGACACCTGGAACACAGCAAGGATCAAAGCagagatagagaaagaagaaggaCAACCAGCTGATATTAATGCTCCAGCTGTTGTGAAGAAGAAGGTATGCTCCTTTTTCCCATCTCCATCATGTTGTTTTAACCTTCCACCGCGTCATGATCTTGGTCACAAGATTGAAAAACTGAATGAAAAATTAGATAAGATTTTCAATGACAGAGAGAAGTATGGGATTGACTTTAACAGGCAACCTGAAGTAGTTGTGCGACCAATAACTACGTCCTTTGTGGATGAGTCCGATATAATTGGTCGTGATACATATAGGGATGACCTACTGAGTGTCCTCTTAGGCAAGGGTAGtccaaaggaaagaaaaccccATGTCATATCTTTGGTGGGCATGGGAGGTCTGGGAAAAACTGCTCTTGCCCAAATAGCCTATAATCATAGTGAGGTGAAGGCCCATTTTGATAAAAGAAcgtgggtttgtgtttctgaTCCTTTCGATCAGTGCAAGGTTGCCAAAGCAATCATTGAATCTCTTGAGGGTCCATCTCCCAGCGCTACTGAATTACAAAGTTTGTTAAATAAACTTTATAGTTTGATTGAGGGAAAGAGGTTCTTTCTTGTCCTAGATGATGTGTGGACTGAAGACTCCACAAAATGGGAGCCCTTCAGAAATGCACTCAAATGTAGTGCCGAAGGTAGTAGAATTCTAGTGACCACACGTAAAACTAGGGTTGCAAACATGATGGAGAGTTCTCTCATAATCAATTTGGGGGTATTGTCCTCTGATGTCTGTTGGTTGATTATCAAGAAAATAGCATTTTCTGATAATTATGGAGAGCAATATAGGGATTTAGAAGACATGGGCAAACAATTAGCAAATAAGTGTCAAGGTTTGCCACTTGCTGCAAAGATTCTAGGGAGTTACCTACGTGGCAAGATGAGTAAAAAAGAGTGGGAGAAGGTTTTGCACAATGATTTATGGAAATTAGAAGATATTGAAAATGGTCTTTTGGGGCcattttttttgagttattatGAATTGTCTCCATCAGAGAAACAATGTTTCTTATTTTGTGCTGTCTTtccaaaaaattatcaattcaaTAAATTTGAGTTAATTATCAATTGGATGGCACAAGGATATattaactcaaaagaaaatatggaGATGGAAGTCAGAGCAGAGCACTACTTTGAAAAGTTAGCCATGTACTCTTTCTTTCAAGACTTTAAGAAAGATAGTAATGATGGTAAAATTGTAAGTTGCAAAATGCACGATATTGTGCATGACTTTGCAGAATCAATGGCAAAAGATGTGTGCTTCAAAATCAATTATAGTGGTGACAAGGTTGAGAAAGGCTTTAAGAGGGCTCGTCATTTGTCATTAATAGTTAAAGAAACATTTCCTGAGTTTGTCTATGAAGCGAAAAATCTACGCTttttaaatttggattttatttcttCTCCAATTGTCCAACCCAAGTTATTCAACCATTTGACATGTCTACGTACATTACATTTGGAAGATTTGAAAGGTAGGTCTATTTTGGAACTTCCAAATGAGGTGgaaaaattgatacatttaaGATTACTCAAGTTATCTTGTGAGGAGATAAAAGAATTGCCTGAAAGTATAtgtaatttatgtaatttacaACGTTTGGATATTAGTGAGTGTTGGGAACTTGAGAAATTACCTCAAGGGATAGGTAAACTAATTAATTTAAGACACCTCctgtttgatgaattttttaaacaaagtaaaataaaatcgtTTCCAAAGGGAATTGGGAGATTAACTAGTCTTAAAACATTAGGATACTTTCCTGTAGGTAAGGGCGAAGAAATATGTAAATTGGGAGAATTAGAATATTTGAACCACATTCAAGGGAAACTTTGGATACTTGGGTTGAACAATGTGGTAGATTTTGGTGCGATTGAGAATacattgaagaagaagaaccaccTCCGTGATTTGTATCTAGTATTTGACACATTAGAGGAAATTGAAGAATTTTATAAGACAgacgaggaagaggaagagacagaggaagaggaaattgaagaatttgaaaaggaagaggaggaagaggaagagacgGAGGAAGAGACAGAGGAAGAGGAAATTAAGacggaggaagaaagaagaagaaaaatggagaaagaTGTAGCCATTCTAAATGCCTTAGAGCCACCTCCCTGCTTGGAATCTTTACTAATTGGTTATTTCTATAAGGGCACCACAATGTATCCCAATTGGATGATGTCCAAATTGACCTATTTGAAAAAACTTGAAATCAGAGACTGCCCAAACCTCAAGCTTTTGCCTCCTTTGGGGAAGCTGCCGTTGCTCGAAGAATTACAAATAGCTTGGACTCCAATGATTCGAAAGGTGGGAGATGAATTTTTGGGAATAgacatagaagaagaagaattatcAGAATCATCCAAAAACAATAACAGCAAAGACATCATCATATTCCCAAACCTTAGATCTCTCATTTTTACTGGATTGGAGAAGTGGGAAGAATGGACTGGGATGGGAGGaacaatagaagaagaagaagaagaaaaagataatagTGCTAATGCTTTTGTTACTAATAATActccaaatattaaaataatgccaCTTCTTCATTCCTTGCAAATTGGGGGTTGCTACAATCTAAAGTGTCTGCCAGACTACCTGCGTAATACTCCATTACAGCAATTGGAAATATATGTTTGTCCAATTCTCGAGCAGCGTTACGAAAGAGGGATAGGAGATTACTGGCCCAACAtttctcacattccaaacaTCGTAATTAATCATATGCACGTGCAAAGAGACGGTCAACTTAGAGACAGTGCAGATTTAGAG ATGCATGATGATGTGGTTGAGGTGGACAAGATTGAGGACAGTAATCATCAGGAAGATGATGGGGCTGGGTTTGAGGCAGTAAGAGCAGAGAGTTGA
- the LOC142635932 gene encoding uncharacterized protein LOC142635932 yields MQVRFGTNAYDDPMEMLTRLRQTASVTTYKTQFEILSNRIKGFSPAHKLSCFLSGLKDEIRLPVRMLNPQSLNAAFGLAKIQEEYLISAFQAGKEGPKGFTMQNGLLLYKGRMYLRTCDSLKIAILQQVHDGPWGGHSGFLKTLHRVQRDFYWPGLRKDVRKYVRECDTCQRLKHETCNPTGLL; encoded by the exons ATGCAAGTGAGGTTTGGCACAAATGCGTATGATGATCCTATGGAAATGCTAACCAGGTTGAGGCAAACAGCTTCTGTGACAACGTATAAGACTCAATTTGAGATTTTGTCAAATAGAATCAAAGGTTTTTCTCCGGCACACAAGTTGAGTTGCTTTCTCAGTGGCTTGAAGGATGAGATACGCTTACCAGTGAGGATGCTAAATCCACAGTCATTGAATGCAGCTTTTGGATTGGCTAAAATTCAAGAGGAGTATTTGATAA GTGCTTTTCAAGCAGGGAAGGAAGGTCCTAAGGGCTTCACTATGCAGAATGGATTGCTGTTATATAAAGGCAGAATGTATTTGAGGACTTGTGATTCATTGAAGATAGCCATTTTGCAGCAGGTGCATGATGGGCCATGGGGGGGTCATTCTGGTTTCCTTAAGACATTGCATAGGGTTCAGAGAGACTTCTACTGGCCTGGGTTAAGGAAAGATGTTAGGAAATATGTTAGGGAGTGTGATACCTGCCAAAGGCTCAAACATGAAACCTGTAATCCAACAGGTCTACTATAA